From Pseudoalteromonas rubra, one genomic window encodes:
- a CDS encoding DNA polymerase III subunit chi: MTINARFFVLKQNNEPGKPVPAHFDLAARSAAKLYRAGQRVFIYVDSVEDAHAVDEHLWCFEADSFVPHNLQGEGPKGGAPVEIGQMPPVGRRTILINLAQQLPDFVRRFDKIYDFVPVESNAKHAARQRFMQLRQLGAEISTKEIDN, from the coding sequence GCAGAACAATGAGCCGGGCAAACCAGTGCCGGCTCATTTTGATCTCGCCGCACGCAGCGCCGCAAAGCTGTACCGCGCCGGACAACGTGTCTTTATTTACGTAGACAGCGTTGAAGATGCCCATGCGGTTGACGAGCACTTGTGGTGTTTTGAGGCCGACAGCTTTGTGCCTCACAACCTGCAAGGCGAAGGCCCCAAAGGGGGCGCACCGGTCGAGATCGGCCAGATGCCACCAGTTGGCAGACGCACCATTTTGATTAATCTGGCACAACAGCTGCCGGATTTTGTGCGCCGATTCGACAAGATCTACGATTTTGTGCCGGTTGAAAGCAATGCCAAACACGCGGCACGCCAGCGGTTCATGCAATTGCGTCAACTCGGCGCTGAAATTTCAACCAAAGAAATTGACAACTAA
- a CDS encoding valine--tRNA ligase — MDKTYNPQDIEQSLYQGWEENGYFKPSGQGDAYSIMIPPPNVTGSLHMGHAFQDTIMDTLIRYQRMQGKNTLWQVGTDHAGIATQMVVERKLAAEESKTRHDLGREEFINRIWQWKNESGGTITKQLRRLGASVDWDRERFTMDDGLSEAVKEVFVRLYKDDLIYRGKRLVNWDPKLHTAISDLEVENKDKQGHMWNLRYPLADGVKTKDGKDYIVVATTRPETMLGDTGVAVNPDDERYQDLIGKEILLPIVNRRIPIVADEHADMEKGTGCVKITPAHDFNDNEVGKRHQLPMINVFNKDAAILSEGETFTFDGKPLELDAPLPERFHGLDRFDARKLIVDEFEQAGLLEKIDDHSLTVPYGDRSGVVIEPLLTDQWYVRVAPLAEPAIKAVENGDIQFVPKQYENMYFSWMRDIQDWCISRQLWWGHRIPAWYDNEGNVYVGRDEAEVRRDNNLADDVVLSQDDDVLDTWFSSALWTFSTQGWPENTDDLKMFHPSDTLVTGFDIIFFWVARMIMMTLHFVKDDQGKPQVPFKTVYVTGLIRDENGDKMSKSKGNVLDPLDMIDGIDLESLVQKRTGNMMQPQLAAKIEKNTRKTFADGIEAHGTDALRFTLAAMASTGRDINWDMNRLEGYRNFCNKLWNASRYVLMNTEEQDCGFNGGEMQVSLADRWILGQFQNTVKTFTEHLDNYRFDLAANTIYEFTWNQFCDWYLELTKPILFKGNEAQQRGTRHTLITVLEGLLRLMHPLMPYITETIWQRVAPLAGIEANTIMLQRFPQFDAEQVDTQAMEDLEWVKQFILAIRNIRGEMDISPSKPLSVLLANVSEQDQRRLDNNQAFLSSLAKLEDIKVLASKDDAPASATAFIGDLEIMIPMAGLIDVEAEMARIAKQLEKAEKGLAQVEKKLANEKFVNNAPAAVLDKEKAKLAEYSDAKAKLLEQKAKIESL; from the coding sequence ATGGATAAAACCTATAATCCGCAAGATATCGAACAGTCTTTGTACCAAGGCTGGGAAGAGAATGGCTACTTTAAGCCATCAGGTCAGGGCGATGCCTATTCGATCATGATCCCACCACCGAATGTCACGGGTAGCCTACACATGGGCCACGCCTTCCAGGACACCATCATGGACACCCTGATCCGCTACCAGCGAATGCAGGGCAAAAATACTTTATGGCAGGTGGGAACAGACCACGCAGGTATCGCAACCCAAATGGTTGTTGAGCGTAAGCTGGCCGCTGAAGAAAGCAAAACCCGTCACGACCTGGGCCGCGAAGAGTTTATCAACCGTATCTGGCAATGGAAAAACGAGTCAGGTGGCACCATCACCAAGCAGCTTCGTCGCCTGGGTGCATCGGTAGACTGGGATCGTGAGCGCTTTACTATGGACGACGGTCTGTCTGAAGCGGTGAAAGAAGTCTTTGTTCGTTTATATAAAGACGATCTGATCTACCGCGGTAAGCGTCTGGTTAACTGGGATCCAAAACTACACACCGCAATTTCTGATCTGGAAGTAGAAAACAAAGACAAGCAGGGCCACATGTGGAACCTGCGTTACCCGCTGGCTGATGGTGTTAAAACCAAAGACGGCAAAGACTACATTGTAGTGGCAACAACGCGTCCGGAAACCATGCTGGGCGACACCGGTGTGGCAGTCAACCCGGATGATGAGCGTTATCAGGACTTGATCGGCAAAGAGATCTTATTGCCAATCGTCAACCGTCGTATTCCAATCGTTGCCGATGAACACGCAGACATGGAAAAAGGCACTGGTTGTGTGAAGATCACACCAGCACACGACTTCAACGATAACGAAGTTGGTAAGCGTCATCAGCTGCCCATGATCAACGTCTTCAACAAAGATGCGGCGATTTTGAGCGAAGGCGAAACCTTCACCTTTGATGGCAAGCCACTGGAGCTGGATGCGCCATTGCCTGAGCGCTTCCATGGTCTTGATCGTTTCGATGCCCGCAAACTGATTGTTGATGAGTTTGAACAAGCTGGCCTGCTGGAAAAAATCGACGACCACAGCCTGACTGTCCCTTATGGCGACCGCTCTGGTGTGGTCATTGAGCCACTTTTGACTGACCAATGGTATGTACGCGTTGCACCACTGGCTGAGCCGGCAATTAAAGCCGTAGAAAACGGTGACATCCAGTTCGTGCCTAAACAGTACGAAAACATGTACTTCTCCTGGATGCGCGATATTCAGGACTGGTGTATTTCTCGTCAGCTATGGTGGGGACACCGTATCCCGGCCTGGTACGACAACGAAGGTAATGTTTACGTTGGTCGCGATGAAGCCGAAGTACGCCGCGACAACAACCTGGCCGACGACGTTGTTCTGAGCCAGGACGATGATGTACTGGATACCTGGTTCTCTTCTGCACTGTGGACCTTCTCAACCCAAGGCTGGCCAGAAAATACTGACGATCTGAAGATGTTCCACCCGTCAGATACGCTGGTGACTGGTTTTGACATCATTTTCTTCTGGGTTGCCCGTATGATCATGATGACACTGCACTTTGTGAAAGACGACCAAGGCAAACCTCAGGTGCCATTTAAAACCGTTTACGTAACCGGTCTGATCCGTGACGAAAATGGCGACAAGATGTCTAAGTCAAAAGGTAATGTACTGGATCCGCTGGACATGATCGATGGTATCGATCTGGAAAGCCTGGTTCAGAAGCGTACCGGCAACATGATGCAGCCACAGCTGGCCGCAAAGATTGAAAAGAACACCCGTAAGACTTTTGCTGATGGCATTGAAGCACACGGCACCGATGCGCTGCGCTTTACCCTGGCTGCTATGGCCTCAACCGGTCGTGATATCAACTGGGATATGAACCGTCTGGAAGGGTATCGTAACTTCTGTAACAAGCTGTGGAACGCCAGCCGTTACGTGCTGATGAACACCGAAGAGCAGGATTGTGGTTTCAACGGTGGCGAGATGCAGGTGTCTCTGGCAGATCGATGGATTTTGGGTCAGTTCCAGAACACAGTGAAAACCTTCACGGAGCACCTGGACAACTACCGCTTTGATCTGGCCGCGAACACCATTTACGAGTTCACCTGGAACCAGTTCTGTGACTGGTACCTGGAGCTGACTAAGCCAATTCTGTTCAAGGGCAACGAAGCCCAGCAACGTGGTACACGTCACACCCTGATCACGGTTCTGGAAGGCCTGCTACGTCTGATGCACCCGCTGATGCCTTATATCACAGAAACCATCTGGCAGCGTGTTGCACCACTGGCTGGTATCGAAGCAAACACCATCATGCTGCAGCGCTTCCCACAGTTTGATGCCGAACAGGTAGATACACAAGCAATGGAAGACCTGGAGTGGGTTAAACAGTTCATTCTGGCTATCCGTAACATTCGCGGTGAGATGGACATCAGTCCAAGCAAACCACTTAGCGTGTTGCTGGCCAATGTGTCTGAGCAGGATCAACGCCGTCTTGACAACAACCAGGCGTTCCTGAGCTCACTGGCTAAACTGGAAGACATCAAGGTACTGGCAAGCAAAGACGATGCCCCGGCATCCGCTACCGCCTTTATTGGCGACCTTGAGATCATGATCCCTATGGCGGGTCTGATTGATGTCGAAGCCGAAATGGCCCGTATCGCCAAGCAGCTGGAAAAAGCGGAAAAAGGCCTGGCACAGGTTGAGAAAAAGCTGGCAAACGAGAAGTTCGTCAACAACGCTCCTGCTGCGGTACTCGATAAAGAAAAGGCCAAACTGGCCGAGTACAGCGACGCCAAAGCCAAGTTGCTTGAGCAAAAAGCGAAAATCGAAAGCCTGTAA